The region GAGCAGATCGTCGCGGCTCAGCATCACTTCTCCTTCTACAAAGACTAAAAAATGGGGCGAAACATCGCCCGCAACATCGTAACAAGGAACCACAATGGCCGGTAACAGCATTGGACAAGTTTTTCGCGTGACCACCTTTGGCGAGTCGCATGGTATTGCGCTGGGCTGCATCGTTGATGGTGTGCCGCCAGGCATTCCGCTCACGGAAGCGGATATTCAGCACGATCTCGATCGTCGCCGTCCGGGCACATCGCGTTATACCACGCAGCGCCGTGAACCGGATCAGGTGAAAATTTTGTCCGGCGTATTTGAAGGTGTCACCACCGGCACCTCTATCGGCCTGCTGATTGAAAATACTGACCAGCGTTCGCAGGATTACGGCGCAATCAAAGATCTGTTCCGACCCGGCCATGCGGATTACACCTACGAGCAAAAATATGGTCTGCGTGATTATCGCGGCGGTGGGCGCTCCTCAGCGCGCGAAACCGCGATGCGCGTGGCTGCGGGTGCGATTGCCAAAAAATATCTGCAAATGAAGCATGGCATTCAGGTTCGTGGCTATCTGGCACAGATTGGTGATGTGGCCTGCGAGCTAAAAGACTGGAGCATCGTTGAAGAGAACCCGTTCTTCTGCCCGGATGCCTCTAAGCTGGATGCGCTGGACGAACTGATGCGCGGCCTGAAGAAAGAGGGTGACTCGATCGGTGCCAAAGTCACGGTGATGGCGGAAAACGTGCCACCGGGACTGGGCGAGCCGGTATTTGATCGTCTGGATGCCGATTTGGCTCATGCATTGATGAGCATCAACGCGGTAAAAGGCGTGGAAATCGGTGACGGTTTTGCGGTGATTAACCAGCGCGGTAGCCAGCATCGCGATGAGATTCGTGCCGACGGTTTCCAGAGCAACCACGCGGGTGGCATTTTGGGTGGCATCAGCAGCGGCCAGACCATCAGTGCGAACCTGGCAATGAAACCCACTTCCAGCATCACCGTGCCGGGTAAAACCATCACGCGTGAGGGCGAAGAAGTGGAGATGATTACTAAAGGTCGCCACGATCCTTGCGTGGGCATTCGTGCGGTGCCCATTGCCGAAGCGATGATGGCGATTGTGTTGATGGATCACCTGCTGCGTCAGCGTGCGCAGAACGGCGACGTCAACAGCAGCGTTCCGCGCTGGTAAGCCACTGATGCGCCGCCTGCTCACTATCGTTGCCGCGCTGTTGTGCAGTGCGACTGCCTTTGCTGCCACGCCCTGGCAGCAAATTCATCAGCCGATTGCTGGCAGCCCACAGTCGATTGGCGGGTTTGCCAATGGCTGTATTGTCGGCGCACAGCAACTGCCTCTCAATTCACCTAACTATCAGGTCATGCGCCAGGATCAGCGGCGTTATTACGGCCATCCCGATCTGATTGCTTTTATTCAACGTCTTAGTACCCAGGTGCATCAGTTGCAGCTGGGGCAAGTGTTGATTGGTGATATGGGCATGGCGGCCGGCGGGCGTTTCAGCAGTGGGCATGCCAGCCATCAAACCGGGTTGGATGTCGATATCTGGTTGCAGCTGCCGCAAAATCGCTGGACGGCGCAACAGCTGCTGAAGCCACAGCCGCTGGATTTGGTGGCACCGGATGATAAGCAAGTGATTGCACGTCATTGGCAGCCGCAGATTGACAGCCTGATCAAGCTGGCGGCGAAAGATGACGAAGTAACTCGCATCTTCGTCAATCCGGCGATTAAAAAGCAGCTTTGTGCAGATGCCGGAAGCGATCGTGCATGGCTGAATAAAGTGCGCCCGTGGTTTGCCCATCGTGCCCACATGCACGTGCGTCTGCGCTGTCCGGCAGGCAGTCTGGAGTGCGAAGATCAGGCAGCACCGCCGCCGGGTGATGGTTGTGGCGCAGAGTTAGACAGTTGGTTCCTGCCGAAAAAACCGGGTAGCACGCCGCCTGTGAAGAAAACGCCGCCGCCGTTGCCACCCTCCTGTCAGGCACTATTAGATCGTCATTTACTCTAGCCTTGACGCTTCCTGTTGCAGCAGCATTGGCAACGTTCTCTCTCCCACGCACGGATGTTTGTGAGACCAGGAGAGAGCACGGATGCCCAGCCTGCAATAAGAACGGTCGGGTTAACTTTACGAGAAAAAAATGGACCTCTTTGTTGTTAGCCCACTGTTGCTGGGCGTGTTGTTTCTGGTTGCGGTGCTGGCAGCGTTTATCGACTCCATCGCCGGCGGTGGTGGCTTACTCACCGTTCCTTCATTACTCGCTGCGGGGCTCTCTCCTGCTCAGGCTTTAGCCACCAATAAGTTGCAGTCGGTAGGCGGATCTTTCTCTGCCAGCCTCTATTTTGTGCGTCGCGGCGCGGTGAAACTGCGTGAACAGCGACTGAACATTGCCATGACCTTTATCGGCGCAGTCTGTGGCACGGTTCTGATTCAGCATATTCAGGCGGAGGTGCTGCGACAAATTCTGCCGCTCCTGCTGATCACTATCGGTTTATGGTTCCTGCTGATGCCGCGGCTGGGCGAGTCGGATCGTGAACATCGCCTGCAGGGGATCGCTTTTGCGCTGGTCGGCGGTGGTTGCGTCGGTTTTTACGACGGCTTTTTTGGTCCGGGTGCCGGTTCATTCTATGCATTGGCGTTTGTGACGCTATGTGGCTTCAATCTTGCCAAGGCCACCGCCCACGCCAAAGTCCTAAATTTCACCTCCAATTTCGGCAGTCTGCTGTTCTTTATGTTCGGCGGAAAGGTGGTGTGGGGCACAGGCGTGATCATGTTGATTGGCGCATTCGTGGGTGCGCGTATCGGCGCCAGACTGGTGCTGAGCCGGGGTCAGAAGCTGATCCGCCCGATGGTGGTGACGGTATCCGCCGTGATGAGCGCCAAATTATTGTGGGATAGTCATGGCAGCGCGTTGCTGGCGTGGATAGCCACGCTGTAAAGCAGTACTCGTCAAGAACGGCTGCCAATGCGACAATGGCGCTAATTTTTTTAAAGATTAAAATATTATGAGTACAGAACATCATTACCAGCAGCTGGTGGATATTTTTGATGGCTGCTTTGTTGAAGACTTTCAGACCCGTCTAATTAAAGGCGATGACGAACCTATTTATCTTCCAGCGGATGAGGAATCACCGTGGAACCGCGTGGTGTTTGCTCACGGTTTCTACGCCAGCGCGCTGCACGAAATTTCTCACTGGTGTATTGCCGGTGAAGCGCGTCGCAAGCTGGTGGATTTTGGTTATTGGTACTGCCCGGATGGGCGGGATGCGCAAACGCAAAGTCAGTTCGAATCAGTGGAAGTCAAGCCACAGGCGCTGGAATGGTTGTTCTGTGTCGCAGCAGGCTTCCCCTTCAATGTCAGTTGTGACAACCTCGAAGGCGATTGTGAACCCGACCGCATCGCATTCCAGCGCAAGGTCCATGCTCAGGTGATGACCTATTTTGAGCAGGGTATCCCGGCACGTCCGGCTCGCTTTATCGATGCGTTAGCCAGCTATTACGGTACGCCAGCACTGACGGCGGCACACTTCCCGTGGCCGGAAGATTTGTGATTCGCAAATATATTATTAATGACCCAAAGTCACCCGCGTTGCAGCATGACGGCGAATGAACAAACCCCGGGAACGCGAACCAGCGTGTAACGGGGTGAGAGCGTGATGCCAGCGCAGTAGCGGCGCGGCGTATCAAGGGTAATAAGGAACAAGACGATGATCGTAGAATTCGAATCCCGCATCCTGGCATTGATTGACGATATGGTTGATCACGCCAGTGACGACGAGCTGTTTGCCGGTGGCTATCTGCGTGGTCATCTGACCCTGGCGGTGGCTGAGATTGAAATCAGCGGTGAGCACACACCTGAAGCGCTGCAAATCCATGTGACCAACAGCCTGCAAAATGCGATTGCGGCGGGGGAACTGTCACCGCGCGATCAAGCGCTGGTGATTGGCATGTGGGATAATTTGTTCCAGCAGGCGCGTCAGAACGCCTGATAAGTCGGGGCGACCGCTCGCCCCGCCATCCTAGCGTCCCGCTTTCTTACCTTTCAGCAGTTTTCTTACCCAGTAACGATTCGGATTCAATGCCGCCAGCGTGGTGATATCCAGCGGTTGCGGCTCACCACTCATCTGTGCCGCCAGCACTTCCGCTGCCAGCGGCGCGCTGCACAAACCGCGTGAACCCAGCGCACCCAGCACAAATAAACCAGCATGAACCGGTGCATCGGCAAGGGTTTCACCCCGTGCACGCTGCTCCGGCAAATCAGCGTATTGCGCCAGCGTTGCGGCGTAATCAGGCGCGCTGCCACTCATCGGTAAGTGATCGCGCGTGGCGCAGCGTACGCCGACACGCGCCTCGTTATCACTGATATCCACTTGCTGCGGCCACTGCGCATCCGGCAGGCAGTTCACCAGGCGCTGGCGATTTTCCTGCTGATCGTCAGCACGGAAATCGGTTGTGGTATCGCCGCGATGGTAGCTGGCCCCGATGCAGTGGGTATTGAAATTCGGGCTGACTGGCGTGAGATAGCCGTCATAGCAGAGTACGGTATTTAACGCGCCCAGCTCAGGATTGGTCGGCACATGACTGACCTGACCCGCCACCGCATATACGGGCAAGTCTTTGCTCTGCTCAATCTCCAGCAGGGCATGGCCATTGGCGATCACCACCTGCTGATGATTCACCGAGGGCTGCTCGCTGAAGTTC is a window of Pantoea rwandensis DNA encoding:
- a CDS encoding elongation factor P hydroxylase, producing the protein MSTEHHYQQLVDIFDGCFVEDFQTRLIKGDDEPIYLPADEESPWNRVVFAHGFYASALHEISHWCIAGEARRKLVDFGYWYCPDGRDAQTQSQFESVEVKPQALEWLFCVAAGFPFNVSCDNLEGDCEPDRIAFQRKVHAQVMTYFEQGIPARPARFIDALASYYGTPALTAAHFPWPEDL
- a CDS encoding sulfite exporter TauE/SafE family protein, which translates into the protein MDLFVVSPLLLGVLFLVAVLAAFIDSIAGGGGLLTVPSLLAAGLSPAQALATNKLQSVGGSFSASLYFVRRGAVKLREQRLNIAMTFIGAVCGTVLIQHIQAEVLRQILPLLLITIGLWFLLMPRLGESDREHRLQGIAFALVGGGCVGFYDGFFGPGAGSFYALAFVTLCGFNLAKATAHAKVLNFTSNFGSLLFFMFGGKVVWGTGVIMLIGAFVGARIGARLVLSRGQKLIRPMVVTVSAVMSAKLLWDSHGSALLAWIATL
- the mepA gene encoding penicillin-insensitive murein endopeptidase: MRRLLTIVAALLCSATAFAATPWQQIHQPIAGSPQSIGGFANGCIVGAQQLPLNSPNYQVMRQDQRRYYGHPDLIAFIQRLSTQVHQLQLGQVLIGDMGMAAGGRFSSGHASHQTGLDVDIWLQLPQNRWTAQQLLKPQPLDLVAPDDKQVIARHWQPQIDSLIKLAAKDDEVTRIFVNPAIKKQLCADAGSDRAWLNKVRPWFAHRAHMHVRLRCPAGSLECEDQAAPPPGDGCGAELDSWFLPKKPGSTPPVKKTPPPLPPSCQALLDRHLL
- a CDS encoding YfcL family protein — translated: MIVEFESRILALIDDMVDHASDDELFAGGYLRGHLTLAVAEIEISGEHTPEALQIHVTNSLQNAIAAGELSPRDQALVIGMWDNLFQQARQNA
- the aroC gene encoding chorismate synthase; this encodes MAGNSIGQVFRVTTFGESHGIALGCIVDGVPPGIPLTEADIQHDLDRRRPGTSRYTTQRREPDQVKILSGVFEGVTTGTSIGLLIENTDQRSQDYGAIKDLFRPGHADYTYEQKYGLRDYRGGGRSSARETAMRVAAGAIAKKYLQMKHGIQVRGYLAQIGDVACELKDWSIVEENPFFCPDASKLDALDELMRGLKKEGDSIGAKVTVMAENVPPGLGEPVFDRLDADLAHALMSINAVKGVEIGDGFAVINQRGSQHRDEIRADGFQSNHAGGILGGISSGQTISANLAMKPTSSITVPGKTITREGEEVEMITKGRHDPCVGIRAVPIAEAMMAIVLMDHLLRQRAQNGDVNSSVPRW